Proteins from a genomic interval of Pseudomonas sp. RC10:
- the argS gene encoding arginine--tRNA ligase gives MKDTIRQLIQQALSQLVTEGVLPEGLTPAIQVENAKDKKNGDFASNIAMMLAKPAGLKPRDLAEKIVAALPADEQITKVDIAGPGFLNFFQNTQALASRLDEALADATLSVRKNGPAQRVVVDLSAPNLAKEMHVGHLRSTIIGDGVASVLEFLGDTVIRQNHVGDWGTQFGMLLAYLQETPATSDELSDLENFYRAAKGRFDESEEFAERARGLVVKLQAGDPECLTLWTRFKDISLSHCQEVYERLNVKLTPKDVMGESAYNDDLANVVADLKKAGLLVESNGAQCVFLEEFKTAEGTPLPVIVQKAGGGYLYATTDLAAVRYRSNVLKADRALYFVDQRQALHFQQVFEVARRAGFVTNGMQMEHMGFGTMNGADGRPFKTRDGGTVKLVDLLDEAEERAYVLVKEKNPGVAEDELRTIAKAVGISAVKYADLSKHRASDYSFNFDQMLSFEGNTAPYLLYAYTRVSGVFRKLGEAFDESKGQIILEAPQEQDLAARLAQFGETVNNVAEKGTPHVLCAYLYDLAGLFSSFYENCPILNAENPEQQQSRLRLAHLTGRTLKQGLQLLGLETLERM, from the coding sequence ATGAAAGACACCATTCGCCAGCTGATCCAACAAGCTCTGAGCCAACTCGTCACCGAAGGCGTCTTGCCGGAAGGGTTGACGCCGGCGATTCAGGTGGAAAACGCCAAGGACAAGAAAAATGGCGACTTCGCCAGCAACATCGCCATGATGTTGGCCAAGCCTGCGGGCCTGAAACCTCGTGACCTGGCCGAGAAGATCGTCGCTGCGCTGCCCGCCGACGAACAGATCACCAAAGTCGACATCGCCGGGCCTGGCTTCCTGAACTTTTTCCAGAACACTCAGGCCCTCGCTTCGCGTCTCGACGAAGCCTTGGCGGATGCCACCCTGTCGGTGCGCAAGAACGGTCCCGCCCAACGCGTGGTGGTTGACCTGTCCGCGCCGAACCTCGCCAAAGAAATGCACGTCGGCCACCTGCGCTCGACCATTATCGGCGACGGCGTGGCCAGCGTGCTTGAGTTCCTCGGCGACACCGTCATTCGTCAGAACCACGTTGGCGACTGGGGCACCCAGTTCGGCATGCTGCTGGCCTATCTGCAGGAAACCCCGGCGACCAGCGACGAGCTGTCGGACCTGGAAAACTTCTACCGCGCCGCCAAGGGCCGTTTCGATGAGTCCGAAGAGTTCGCCGAGCGCGCCCGTGGCCTGGTGGTCAAGCTGCAAGCAGGCGACCCTGAGTGCCTGACGCTGTGGACCCGTTTCAAAGACATTTCCCTTTCGCACTGTCAGGAAGTGTACGAGCGCCTGAATGTCAAACTGACGCCGAAAGACGTCATGGGCGAAAGCGCCTACAACGACGACCTCGCCAACGTCGTCGCCGACCTGAAGAAAGCCGGCCTGCTGGTTGAGAGCAACGGCGCACAATGCGTGTTCCTCGAAGAATTCAAGACTGCCGAAGGCACGCCACTGCCGGTGATCGTGCAAAAGGCCGGTGGCGGTTATCTCTATGCGACCACCGACCTCGCTGCCGTGCGCTACCGCAGCAACGTATTGAAAGCTGATCGCGCGCTGTATTTCGTCGATCAGCGTCAGGCCCTGCACTTCCAGCAAGTGTTCGAAGTGGCCCGCCGCGCCGGTTTCGTCACCAACGGCATGCAGATGGAACACATGGGCTTCGGCACCATGAACGGCGCCGATGGCCGTCCGTTCAAGACCCGCGATGGCGGCACCGTGAAGCTGGTTGACCTGCTCGATGAAGCCGAAGAGCGCGCCTATGTGCTGGTGAAAGAGAAGAACCCGGGAGTTGCCGAAGACGAATTGCGCACCATTGCCAAGGCGGTGGGCATCAGCGCGGTGAAATACGCGGACCTGTCCAAGCACCGCGCCAGCGATTACAGCTTCAACTTCGATCAGATGCTCAGCTTCGAAGGCAACACCGCACCTTACCTGCTGTACGCCTACACCCGTGTTTCCGGCGTGTTCCGCAAGCTGGGCGAGGCGTTCGACGAGAGCAAAGGCCAAATCATCCTTGAGGCCCCTCAAGAGCAGGACCTGGCTGCGCGTCTTGCGCAATTCGGCGAAACCGTGAACAACGTTGCCGAAAAAGGCACGCCGCACGTGCTGTGCGCCTACCTTTACGATCTGGCCGGCCTGTTCTCCAGCTTCTACGAGAACTGCCCGATCCTGAACGCGGAAAACCCCGAGCAACAGCAAAGCCGTCTGCGCCTCGCGCACCTGACCGGTCGCACCCTCAAGCAAGGCCTGCAACTGCTGGGTCTGGAAACTCTGGAGCGTATGTAA
- the phaC gene encoding class II poly(R)-hydroxyalkanoic acid synthase: MSNKSNDDLPRQASEHTLGLNPVVGLRRKDLLTTARMVLTQAIKQPIHSAKHVAHFGLELKNVLLGKSSLVPDSDDRRFADPAWSQNPLYRRYLQTYLAWRKELHDWIDDSSLSQQDISRGHFVINLMTEAMSPTNGAANPAAVKRFFETGGKSVLDGLSHLAKDLVNNGGMPSQVNMDAFEVGKNLGTTEGAVVFRNDLLELIQYKPITEQVHERPLLVVPPQINKFYVFDLSQDKSLARFCLRNNVQTFIISWRNPTKAQREWGLSTYIDAVKEAVDVVCKITGSKDVNMLGACSGGITCTALLGHYAALGEQKVNALTLLVSVLDTTLDTQVALFVDEQTLESAKRHSYQAGVLEGKDMAKVFAWMRPNDLIWNYWVNNYLLGNEPPVFDILFWNNDTTRLPAAFHGDLIEMFKNNPLIRPNALEVCGTPIDLKQVKSDIFCLAGTNDHITPWVSCYKSARLFGGKTEFVLSNSGHIQSILNPPGNPKARYMTNPDLPEEATRWQEDASKHTDSWWLHWQAWQAERSGKLKKSPATLGNKAYPAGEASPGTYVHER; encoded by the coding sequence ATGAGTAACAAGAGTAATGATGATCTGCCGCGTCAAGCCTCTGAACACACCCTGGGGTTGAACCCCGTCGTCGGCTTGCGGCGCAAGGATTTGCTCACCACGGCACGCATGGTCTTGACCCAGGCCATCAAGCAACCGATCCACAGCGCCAAGCACGTGGCCCATTTCGGGCTGGAACTGAAAAACGTGCTGCTCGGCAAATCCAGCCTGGTGCCCGACAGCGACGACCGTCGTTTCGCCGACCCGGCCTGGAGCCAGAACCCGCTTTATCGTCGCTACCTGCAAACCTACCTCGCCTGGCGCAAGGAGTTGCACGACTGGATCGACGACAGCAGCCTCTCGCAACAAGACATCAGCCGCGGCCACTTCGTGATCAACCTCATGACCGAAGCCATGTCGCCCACCAACGGCGCGGCCAACCCGGCGGCGGTCAAACGCTTCTTTGAGACGGGCGGCAAGAGCGTCCTCGATGGCCTCTCGCACCTGGCGAAGGATCTGGTGAATAACGGCGGCATGCCGAGCCAGGTCAACATGGACGCTTTCGAGGTCGGCAAAAACCTCGGTACCACCGAAGGCGCCGTGGTGTTTCGCAACGACCTGTTGGAACTGATCCAGTACAAGCCGATCACCGAGCAGGTCCACGAACGCCCTCTGTTGGTGGTGCCCCCGCAGATCAACAAATTCTATGTGTTCGACCTCAGCCAGGACAAAAGCCTGGCGCGCTTCTGCCTGCGCAACAACGTGCAGACCTTCATCATCAGTTGGCGCAACCCGACCAAGGCCCAGCGTGAATGGGGCCTGTCGACCTACATCGACGCCGTGAAAGAAGCGGTGGACGTGGTCTGCAAGATCACCGGCAGCAAGGACGTGAACATGCTGGGCGCCTGCTCCGGCGGGATCACCTGCACTGCCTTGCTCGGCCACTATGCGGCGCTGGGCGAGCAGAAGGTCAACGCGCTGACCCTGCTGGTGAGCGTGCTCGACACCACCCTCGACACGCAGGTCGCGCTGTTCGTGGATGAGCAGACGCTGGAATCGGCCAAGCGCCATTCGTATCAGGCGGGCGTGCTGGAAGGCAAGGACATGGCCAAGGTCTTCGCCTGGATGCGCCCCAACGATTTGATCTGGAATTACTGGGTCAACAACTACCTGCTGGGCAACGAGCCGCCGGTGTTCGACATCCTGTTCTGGAACAACGACACCACGCGCCTGCCCGCCGCGTTTCACGGCGATCTGATCGAGATGTTCAAGAACAATCCGCTGATTCGTCCAAACGCGCTGGAGGTCTGCGGTACACCGATTGATCTGAAACAGGTCAAAAGTGACATCTTCTGTCTCGCAGGCACCAACGACCACATCACGCCGTGGGTGTCGTGCTACAAGTCGGCTCGACTGTTCGGCGGCAAGACCGAATTCGTGCTGTCCAACAGCGGGCATATCCAGAGCATTCTGAACCCGCCGGGCAACCCGAAGGCGCGCTACATGACCAACCCGGACCTGCCCGAAGAAGCCACTCGTTGGCAGGAGGACGCCAGCAAACACACTGATTCGTGGTGGCTGCACTGGCAGGCGTGGCAAGCCGAGCGCTCCGGCAAACTGAAAAAATCTCCCGCTACATTGGGCAACAAGGCGTATCCCGCAGGCGAAGCGTCTCCGGGCACGTATGTGCATGAGCGTTGA
- a CDS encoding primosomal protein N' — translation MPDAILRLALPSPLRRLFDYRAPAGIARSALQPGMRLRVPFGRREMIGILVEITDHSDVPEDKLKPAIALLDTEAPLPPALFKLCLWTAQYYQHSLGDTLSWALPVLLRQGEPAEARQERFWQIATGASIDDPRIARAPKQKEALQTLAQHPHGVAHQLLSKLMLNRDSLNLLLAKELVTVEVRGHAPVARHEHWLAQPELPLNTEQRAAYEAIRSGFGSFHASLLAGVTGSGKTEVYLQLIRETLEAGKQALVLIPEINLGPQTLARFEQRFNARIALLHSAVNDRDRLDAWLAARDGEADIIIGTRSALFTPMKNPGLIIIDEEHDGSYKQQEGLRYHARDLALVRARQEDIPIVLGSATPSLESLHNAYTGRYALLRLNQRAGGAQQPRFLRLDVKSRPLDSGISGPMQQAIGQTLAAGQQVLVFLNRRGFAPTLLCHDCGWLSECKRCDARMTVHQRSGELRCHHCGHVERVPRNCPACGKVDLRPVGAGTERAEERLAILFPDYPVLRVDRDSTSRKDAMNQLFATIQKGHPCILVGTQMLAKGHHFPRVTLVSILDADGGLFSGDFRASERMAQLIVQVAGRAGRAEEPGKVIIQTHLADHPLLIQLTEQGYSAFAEQALSERRAAGLPPFSHLALLRAEAHKPGQAEGFLDEACTEAEQLLKEMSLGGIELLGPVPAPMERRAGRYRAQLLLQANARAPLHKLLATWLLALESMPSGRAVRWSLDVDPVDLY, via the coding sequence GTGCCCGACGCCATTTTGCGCCTCGCCCTGCCCTCCCCCTTGCGCCGCCTGTTCGACTACCGCGCCCCCGCCGGGATTGCGCGCAGTGCGCTGCAACCGGGCATGCGGTTACGGGTGCCGTTCGGGCGTCGGGAGATGATCGGCATCCTGGTTGAGATCACCGATCACAGCGATGTGCCCGAGGACAAACTGAAGCCCGCGATTGCGCTGCTCGACACCGAAGCGCCGCTGCCACCCGCCCTGTTCAAGCTGTGTCTGTGGACGGCCCAGTATTATCAGCACAGCCTCGGTGACACGTTGAGCTGGGCGTTGCCGGTCTTGCTGCGTCAAGGCGAGCCCGCCGAGGCCCGGCAAGAGCGTTTCTGGCAGATCGCGACCGGCGCCAGCATCGATGACCCGCGCATCGCCCGAGCGCCGAAACAGAAAGAAGCGTTGCAAACCCTGGCCCAGCACCCCCACGGCGTCGCCCATCAATTGCTGAGCAAGCTGATGCTCAACCGTGACAGCCTCAATCTGTTGCTGGCCAAGGAGTTGGTGACGGTGGAAGTGCGCGGCCATGCCCCGGTGGCGCGGCATGAGCATTGGCTGGCGCAACCGGAACTGCCGCTGAACACTGAACAACGCGCCGCGTATGAAGCCATTCGCTCCGGATTTGGCAGTTTTCATGCGTCTTTGCTCGCAGGCGTGACCGGCAGCGGCAAGACCGAGGTTTACCTGCAACTGATCCGCGAGACGCTGGAGGCAGGCAAACAGGCGCTGGTGCTGATTCCGGAAATCAATCTCGGCCCGCAGACCCTCGCTCGTTTCGAGCAGCGTTTCAATGCGCGGATCGCGCTGTTGCATTCGGCGGTCAACGATCGGGATCGCCTGGATGCCTGGCTCGCCGCCCGCGACGGCGAAGCGGACATCATCATCGGCACGCGCTCGGCGCTGTTCACGCCCATGAAGAACCCCGGCCTGATCATCATCGACGAAGAACACGACGGCTCTTATAAGCAGCAAGAAGGCCTGCGTTATCACGCGCGGGATCTGGCACTGGTCCGCGCCCGCCAGGAAGACATCCCGATCGTGCTCGGCTCGGCCACGCCTTCGCTGGAAAGCCTGCACAATGCCTACACCGGCCGGTACGCCCTCCTACGCCTGAACCAACGCGCAGGCGGCGCGCAACAGCCACGCTTCCTGCGCCTGGACGTGAAAAGTCGTCCGCTAGACAGCGGCATTTCTGGCCCGATGCAGCAAGCCATCGGGCAGACGCTGGCCGCCGGACAACAGGTGCTGGTGTTCCTCAATCGCCGAGGATTCGCGCCGACGCTGCTGTGTCACGACTGCGGCTGGCTATCCGAATGCAAACGTTGCGATGCGCGGATGACCGTTCATCAGCGCTCCGGCGAGCTGCGTTGTCACCACTGCGGCCACGTCGAGCGGGTGCCGCGCAATTGCCCGGCCTGTGGCAAAGTCGATCTGCGCCCCGTCGGCGCGGGGACGGAGCGCGCCGAAGAACGCTTGGCGATTCTGTTTCCGGACTATCCGGTGCTGCGAGTGGATCGCGACAGCACCTCGCGCAAGGACGCAATGAATCAACTGTTTGCCACCATCCAGAAGGGCCACCCGTGCATTCTCGTCGGCACGCAGATGCTCGCCAAAGGTCACCACTTCCCCCGCGTGACGCTGGTGTCGATTCTGGACGCCGACGGCGGGCTGTTTTCCGGCGACTTCCGCGCCAGCGAACGCATGGCCCAGTTGATCGTGCAGGTGGCGGGCCGCGCGGGGCGCGCCGAAGAACCGGGCAAAGTGATCATTCAGACGCACCTGGCCGACCATCCGCTGCTGATCCAGCTCACCGAGCAGGGGTATTCCGCCTTTGCAGAGCAGGCGCTGAGCGAGCGTCGCGCAGCGGGCCTGCCCCCGTTTTCGCATTTGGCGCTGTTGCGCGCTGAAGCCCATAAACCGGGACAGGCTGAGGGATTTTTAGACGAAGCCTGTACGGAAGCGGAACAGCTGTTGAAGGAAATGTCGCTGGGCGGGATTGAACTGTTAGGCCCGGTTCCGGCTCCGATGGAGCGCCGCGCGGGGAGATACAGGGCGCAATTGTTGCTGCAAGCCAACGCCAGGGCGCCACTGCACAAGCTGCTGGCAACGTGGCTGCTGGCGCTGGAAAGCATGCCGAGCGGGCGGGCGGTCAGGTGGTCGCTGGATGTGGACCCGGTGGATCTTTATTGA
- the rpmE gene encoding 50S ribosomal protein L31 produces MKADIHPVYEDVVATCSCGNVIHTRSNLAKPLSLDVCNECHPFYTGKQKTLDVGGRVDKFKSRFGAFGATKAK; encoded by the coding sequence ATGAAAGCTGATATCCATCCAGTTTACGAAGACGTCGTTGCAACCTGCAGCTGCGGCAACGTCATCCACACCCGTTCCAACCTGGCCAAGCCTCTGAGCCTGGACGTTTGCAACGAGTGCCACCCGTTCTACACCGGTAAGCAAAAGACTCTGGACGTTGGCGGTCGCGTCGACAAGTTCAAGTCGCGTTTCGGTGCGTTCGGCGCAACCAAAGCGAAGTAA
- a CDS encoding thermonuclease family protein: MDRSPSLSRLLKKASLAGAFFVPAIWLSTAQALCPAPSNLPTAQVQRVVDGDTLRLSDGRSVRMVGLNAPETGKKGQSAQPFAEAAKRRLQTLVDESDGQVSLRIGEQAADHYGRTLANVYGRNGANLEAQLLTEGLGYLVAVSPNVSLVDCQQAAEKTARQAGVGIWRNSPVQSPEQISSGGFALVSGRVTNVQRNGGGIWIEFGDALVLRIAPNLVGQFNSASLLRLKGQQVEARGWVVDRFRRGGLKSGQPRWMMPITHPVMLNTTSS; encoded by the coding sequence CTGGATCGCTCCCCGAGCTTATCCAGGCTGCTCAAGAAGGCGTCCCTTGCGGGCGCCTTTTTTGTGCCTGCGATTTGGCTCTCTACCGCCCAGGCCTTGTGCCCGGCGCCTTCCAATTTGCCCACCGCGCAGGTTCAGCGCGTGGTAGATGGCGACACCCTTCGTTTGAGTGATGGGCGCAGCGTGCGGATGGTTGGCCTCAATGCGCCGGAAACTGGCAAAAAAGGTCAGTCCGCCCAACCGTTTGCCGAAGCCGCCAAGCGCCGACTGCAAACGTTGGTAGATGAAAGCGACGGTCAAGTCAGTCTGAGGATCGGCGAGCAGGCCGCTGATCATTACGGACGCACCTTGGCCAACGTCTATGGCCGCAATGGCGCAAACCTTGAGGCTCAGCTGCTCACGGAAGGGCTGGGTTATCTGGTGGCGGTCTCCCCGAACGTTTCACTGGTGGATTGCCAGCAGGCCGCAGAAAAGACCGCGCGCCAAGCGGGTGTTGGGATATGGCGCAATTCCCCGGTGCAATCCCCCGAGCAAATCAGCAGCGGTGGATTCGCCCTCGTGTCGGGGCGCGTGACGAATGTTCAGCGCAATGGCGGGGGTATCTGGATCGAGTTCGGCGATGCACTGGTATTGCGTATTGCTCCGAATCTTGTAGGGCAATTCAACAGTGCCAGCCTGCTACGTCTGAAAGGTCAGCAGGTAGAAGCGCGGGGTTGGGTCGTTGACCGATTCCGTCGAGGCGGTCTCAAGTCCGGTCAGCCACGCTGGAT
- a CDS encoding SPOR domain-containing protein, whose translation MAVKKKPAPKRGASRYEAPAKKPIPGWVWLAVGLSVGAFIVFLMKLEPGSGDDIKRNKAEAKAAKIAEANKTPPSPTAPVKPKYDFYTLLPESEVIVPNEAVPEKTPPSVAAPTTPVTPEVAAKIDTARAQAALSGLTPPPAPPVAKPAPVTTFFLQAGSFRKQTDADKVRAQIILLGQAATVESGTVKDETWYRVLVGPFSNREQLTTAQKQLAGGGFSNLLLQQRQAR comes from the coding sequence TTGGCAGTCAAAAAGAAACCTGCTCCCAAGCGCGGTGCCAGCCGGTACGAGGCGCCCGCAAAGAAGCCGATTCCGGGATGGGTGTGGCTGGCGGTCGGCCTGTCCGTCGGTGCATTCATCGTATTCCTGATGAAACTGGAGCCTGGCAGCGGCGATGACATCAAGCGGAACAAGGCCGAAGCCAAGGCCGCGAAGATCGCCGAAGCGAACAAGACGCCGCCAAGTCCGACCGCGCCCGTGAAGCCGAAGTACGATTTCTACACGCTGCTGCCGGAATCGGAAGTCATCGTGCCAAACGAAGCCGTGCCGGAAAAAACGCCGCCGTCAGTGGCTGCGCCGACCACGCCGGTCACTCCAGAGGTGGCCGCGAAAATCGACACCGCTCGTGCCCAGGCAGCGCTTAGCGGCCTGACACCACCGCCAGCGCCCCCGGTCGCGAAACCGGCGCCGGTGACGACGTTCTTCCTGCAGGCGGGTTCGTTCCGCAAACAGACGGACGCTGACAAGGTTCGCGCACAGATCATTCTGTTGGGGCAGGCCGCGACGGTTGAATCCGGAACGGTGAAGGACGAGACGTGGTACCGCGTATTGGTCGGACCGTTCAGCAACCGCGAACAACTGACGACCGCGCAGAAGCAACTGGCGGGTGGTGGATTCAGCAACCTGTTGCTGCAACAGCGTCAGGCCCGCTAG
- a CDS encoding DUF971 domain-containing protein: MTRIPSAIQLHKASKILTLKYGPGEEYHLPAEFLRVHSPSAEVQGHGKPILQFGKLGVGLTKVEPAGQYALKLTFDDGHDSGLFTWEYLEQLAQRQEALWDDYLAELKAAGKSRDPSEQVVRLML, encoded by the coding sequence ATGACACGCATTCCCTCCGCCATCCAGCTTCACAAAGCCTCGAAAATCCTCACGCTGAAATACGGCCCTGGTGAGGAATATCACCTGCCCGCCGAGTTCCTGCGGGTGCATTCGCCGTCCGCTGAGGTGCAGGGGCATGGCAAGCCGATTCTACAATTCGGCAAGCTGGGCGTCGGTTTGACGAAAGTGGAACCGGCCGGTCAGTACGCACTGAAATTGACCTTCGATGATGGTCATGACAGCGGTCTGTTCACGTGGGAATACCTCGAACAACTGGCACAACGTCAGGAAGCCCTTTGGGACGATTACCTGGCTGAACTGAAAGCTGCGGGCAAATCCCGCGACCCTTCCGAGCAAGTCGTCCGACTCATGCTCTGA
- the phaZ gene encoding poly(3-hydroxyalkanoate) depolymerase, whose translation MPQPFVFRTIDLDGHNIRTAVRPGKSHLTPLLIFNGIGANLELVFPFVDALDPDLEVIAFDVPGVGGSSTPNRPYRFPGLAKLAARMLDYLDYGQVNAIGVSWGGALAQQFAHDYPERCKKLVLAATAAGAVMVPGKPKVLWMMASPRRYIQPSHVIRIAPDIYGGAFRRDPNLAANHAAKVRSSGKLGYYWQLFAGMGWTSIHWLHKIQQPTLVLAGDDDPLIPLINMRLLAWRIPNAQLHIIDDGHLFLITRAEAVAPIIMKFLQQERQRAVMHPQPAPTVR comes from the coding sequence ATGCCGCAACCGTTCGTATTTCGCACCATCGATCTGGATGGTCACAACATCCGCACCGCAGTGCGCCCCGGCAAGAGCCATCTCACGCCGCTGCTGATTTTCAACGGCATCGGCGCCAACCTGGAGTTGGTGTTTCCGTTCGTCGATGCGCTGGACCCCGACCTCGAAGTCATCGCCTTCGACGTGCCCGGTGTTGGCGGTTCATCGACACCAAACCGTCCCTATCGCTTTCCCGGTCTGGCGAAACTGGCGGCACGGATGCTGGATTATCTGGACTACGGACAGGTCAACGCGATTGGTGTTTCGTGGGGAGGCGCACTGGCCCAGCAGTTCGCCCACGACTACCCCGAACGCTGCAAAAAACTCGTGCTCGCGGCCACGGCGGCGGGCGCGGTGATGGTGCCGGGCAAACCGAAAGTGCTCTGGATGATGGCCAGCCCGCGTCGTTACATTCAGCCGTCGCACGTGATCCGCATCGCGCCGGACATCTATGGCGGGGCGTTTCGTCGCGATCCGAACCTGGCAGCAAACCACGCCGCGAAAGTCCGTTCCTCCGGAAAGCTCGGCTATTACTGGCAGCTGTTCGCGGGCATGGGCTGGACCAGCATTCATTGGCTGCACAAGATCCAGCAGCCGACGCTGGTGCTGGCGGGTGATGACGATCCGCTGATTCCGCTGATCAATATGCGACTGCTGGCTTGGCGTATCCCCAATGCCCAGCTACACATAATCGACGATGGTCACTTGTTTTTGATCACCCGGGCCGAAGCCGTGGCCCCCATCATCATGAAGTTTCTGCAACAGGAGCGGCAGCGCGCCGTCATGCATCCACAACCTGCACCGACCGTGCGATAA
- the hslV gene encoding ATP-dependent protease subunit HslV — protein sequence MTTIVSVRRQGKVVMAGDGQVSLGNTVMKGNAKKVRRLYHGQVIAGFAGATADAFTLFERFEAQLEKHQGHLVRAAVELAKDWRTDRSLSRLEAMLAVANKDASLIITGNGDVVEPEDGLIAMGSGGAFAQAAARALLLKTELSAREIAETALHIAGDICVFTNHNITIEEQDLAE from the coding sequence TTGACCACCATCGTTTCAGTGCGCCGCCAAGGCAAAGTCGTCATGGCCGGTGACGGCCAGGTTTCCCTGGGCAATACCGTCATGAAAGGTAACGCCAAGAAGGTCCGCCGCCTCTACCACGGCCAGGTGATCGCCGGTTTCGCGGGCGCCACCGCTGACGCCTTCACCCTGTTCGAACGTTTCGAAGCCCAATTGGAAAAACACCAGGGGCACCTCGTGCGCGCCGCCGTCGAGCTGGCCAAAGACTGGCGGACCGACCGCTCCCTCAGCCGCCTGGAAGCCATGCTGGCTGTCGCCAACAAAGACGCCTCCCTGATCATCACCGGCAACGGTGACGTCGTAGAACCCGAAGACGGCCTGATCGCCATGGGCTCCGGCGGCGCATTCGCTCAGGCCGCTGCTCGCGCCCTGCTGCTGAAAACCGAATTGTCCGCGCGGGAAATCGCCGAGACCGCGCTGCACATCGCGGGCGACATTTGCGTGTTCACCAACCACAACATCACCATTGAGGAGCAGGACCTCGCCGAATAA
- the hslU gene encoding ATP-dependent protease ATPase subunit HslU: MSMTPREIVHELNRHIIGQDDAKRAVAIALRNRWRRMQLPEELRVEVTPKNILMIGPTGVGKTEIARRLAKLANAPFIKVEATKFTEVGYVGRDVESIIRDLADAAMKLLREQEMTKVRHRAEDAAEDRILDALLPPARVGFNEDAAGGTDSNTRQLFRKRLREGQLDDKEIEIEVAEMGGVDISAPPGMEEMTNQLQSLFANMGKGKKKSRKLKVKDALKMVRDEEASRLVNDEELKGKALEAVEQHGIVFIDEIDKVAKRGNVGGADVSREGVQRDLLPLIEGCTVNTKLGMVKTDHILFIASGAFHLSKPSDLVPELQGRLPIRVELKALSPQDFERILSEPHASLTEQYRELLKTEGLNIEFLPEGIKRLAEIAWQVNEKTENIGARRLHTLLERLLEEVSFSAGDLAGAQDGGTIQIDAAYVNSHLGELAEDEDLSRYIL; encoded by the coding sequence ATGTCCATGACTCCCCGTGAAATCGTCCACGAACTCAATCGCCATATCATCGGCCAGGACGATGCCAAGCGCGCCGTCGCCATCGCGCTGCGTAACCGCTGGCGCCGGATGCAGCTCCCTGAAGAGCTGCGTGTTGAAGTCACCCCGAAAAACATTCTGATGATCGGTCCGACCGGTGTCGGTAAAACCGAGATCGCCCGCCGTCTGGCCAAGCTGGCCAACGCGCCGTTCATCAAGGTCGAAGCCACCAAGTTCACCGAAGTCGGCTACGTGGGCCGTGACGTCGAGTCGATCATTCGTGATCTGGCCGACGCCGCCATGAAGCTGCTGCGCGAACAGGAAATGACCAAGGTCCGTCATCGCGCCGAAGACGCCGCCGAAGACCGCATCCTCGACGCCCTGCTGCCACCTGCACGCGTAGGCTTCAATGAAGACGCGGCCGGTGGCACCGATTCCAACACCCGCCAGCTGTTCCGCAAACGCCTGCGTGAAGGCCAGTTGGACGACAAGGAAATCGAGATCGAAGTCGCGGAAATGGGCGGCGTCGATATCTCCGCGCCTCCGGGCATGGAGGAGATGACCAACCAGCTGCAAAGCCTGTTTGCCAACATGGGCAAGGGCAAGAAGAAGAGCCGCAAGCTGAAGGTCAAGGACGCGCTGAAGATGGTCCGCGATGAAGAAGCGAGCCGTCTGGTCAACGACGAAGAGCTGAAAGGCAAGGCGCTGGAGGCAGTCGAGCAGCACGGCATCGTGTTCATCGATGAAATCGACAAAGTCGCCAAGCGCGGCAACGTCGGCGGCGCGGACGTCTCCCGTGAAGGTGTGCAGCGCGACCTGCTGCCGCTGATCGAAGGCTGCACGGTCAACACCAAACTGGGCATGGTCAAGACCGACCACATCCTGTTCATCGCATCCGGTGCGTTCCACCTGAGCAAGCCGAGCGATCTGGTGCCTGAGCTGCAAGGCCGTCTGCCGATTCGCGTCGAGCTGAAAGCCCTGAGCCCTCAGGATTTCGAACGCATCCTGAGCGAGCCACACGCGTCGCTGACCGAGCAATACCGCGAGCTGCTGAAGACAGAAGGCCTGAACATCGAATTCTTGCCGGAAGGCATCAAGCGCCTGGCCGAGATTGCGTGGCAGGTGAACGAGAAGACCGAAAACATCGGTGCCCGTCGTCTGCACACCCTGCTGGAACGCCTGCTGGAAGAAGTGTCTTTCAGTGCGGGTGACCTGGCCGGCGCGCAGGATGGCGGCACGATCCAGATCGACGCGGCGTACGTCAACAGCCACTTGGGCGAGTTGGCGGAAGACGAAGATCTGTCTCGCTACATTCTTTAA